ttttactgtccgtaaagatgttcgcactcgaGGTCCTCGCGTTGGTACCACACCAAAACCCactacaatttaaaaaaaaaatgcaaattttgcccatgaacattccactaaggaacaagggtaaacttctcagtgcagtccgattcaagtttaagctcaatgataaggggcctcctttttatagccgagtccgaacggcgtgccgcagtgcgacacctctttggagagaagtttgacatggcatagtacctcacaaatgttgccagcattaggagaagaaaaccaccgctgaaaattttttctgatggactcgccaggattcgtacccaggcgttcagcgttataggctgacatgctaacctaatGCGCTCATATCAATATCAACATATTTATATAAGGGCTCACTGCAGCAAAATTACGCTTTGAATACCCAATTTTAAGCCAATGGCTAAAAAAGACTATGCTAATTATGACTAACGACCTCTTCTGAGCACTACAAGTAACTTAAATATATAACTGAAAGATTTTTCTACTAGCGACATCTGGCATGAAAAAATCGCAATGGAAATCCACACTTTGTTAGCATTAGTTTAATACAGATGGAGACTTTAATTATTGCCATGTATCACCATCTGGCAACTACGTTTTCTATCATTGacacttaaaaaacaaaaacaattttcaatggCCAAACAACAATCATGCAAATATAAACAGAAGATAAGCGGCaatagaataaaaaataaattgtttttattactGCAATGACGTTAAACTGCTAACTGTTGTACGGATTGCAGCTGcttagattaaaatttaaaccGAATTTGATTGAAAGAATCAGTTATTAAAAATTCGCAAGATGTCAACTGCAAGTGTTCCATTATCCGGTAAGTTGCTTGTTTTTGCggtgctttggaaaaaaatttgttgttgaattcTCTTTGATGGCAACAGCTCTGCGCATGAAATACATGGAAAAGAAAGAAGCATTTCTGGAGGAGAACATAAAGGTAAAGGAACCCATCAGTTTGTTCAATGAATGGATGAGCCAGGCAGTGCAAACGGAAGGTATTTTAGAACCAAATGCGGCTTCATTGGCTACAGTGAATAGGtgagattttgtttgtttgtaaataaTTAACTTCGAATTACGCAACTTTAACAAATGTTGCCTTATGAATTTCAGTAAAGGCTGTCCTTCCAATCGTTTTGTTTTACTCAAAGATGTGTCGCCTGCAGGATTCACTTTTTTCACCAACTATGGCAGCCGCAAGGCCAGCGACattgaaaacaataacaatgtaGCCATGACTCTTTATTGGTGTCCATTGCGTCGTTCAGTGCGTATTGAGGGTACTGCTGAGAAAATCCCTAAGGAAGATTCCTTAAAGTATTTTCATGAAAGGCCAAGAGCCAGTCAAATTGGCTCTTTAGCTTCGGAGCAAAGTTCTAGAATACCTTCACGTCAGCATTTGGATCAAATCGAAAAGAAACTCAAACAAGATCTGGGAGATGATAAGGAGGTACCTCTGCCCAACTGGGGTGGTTACTTGATACGGCCAAGGTTAATTGAATTCTGGCAAGGACAGACGGATCGTTTACATGATCGCATTGTATTTAGAAAGCATGCGGGTGTGGAGAAGGTAACTacaaactattttttaagtagAAATCCAGGAAagtgaattaaatttttatgttggCTTTGGGTTCCCTAAAAGAAACCCAAATATCTCAATGCTGCAACTTTTCTTGAAACACATTTTTATATTCCGCAATAGGCCATAGGTCCATCTTTTCCCTataattcttgttcgatttttAATAATGTGTGCTTTATTTCATTCTAGGAAGTTGACAATGTTTTAATACATCCTGCTGAAAATGGTTGGGTTTATGAACGCTTGGCTCCTTAATTGCTAATAAAGAATTTATGGCTGTAACCAAAATGATACGACACTGGTTTGTATATTCACATGATTTAGCGATGCCATGTAGAAAGATTTTGTATTATTATTGAGTTGATTAGCCAATGTCACTGTTATTTAAGTGATAAGCATAAACATTAAAGCCAAAGTACATTTtggataaataaaataaaaaaagaaagaaaaaaaaaaagaaaatattagtAAATTAAGCATTGAAAACCCTAAgtagactttggaaacatttttagaGGCTATCTATTGAATTGCAGTTATCTCTGGAGGCCACTGGTTACAATCGAATATCATATGGgtatagttaatttttttttcctgccCATATCCATCTCATTTCTCGTTAAAGCCGTTAACAACATTCTTAGAGCGAAAACTGAAatctgaaatttttattaaaacgtGCATTTGGTAAAgtggaacatttttataccttccaccataggatggggtatactaatttcgccattctgtatgtaacacctcgaaatatgcgtctgaaacgtcataaagtatatacattcttgatcgtcatgtcattttaagtcgatctagctatgtccgtccgtctgtctgtcgaaagcacgccagctttcgaaggagtagagctagctgtTTGAAATacttgcgcaaatactttttattagtgtaggtcagttgggattgtaaatggactaaatcggtccatgttttgatatagctgccatataaaccgatcttgagtcttgacttcttcagcctctggagggcgtaattctcttccaattttactgaaattttgcacgtgttgttttggtatcacttccaacaactggccctatgtatggttctaatcgatccatgttttgatatagctgccatataaaccgatcttgggtcttgacttcttgagcctctagagggcgcaattctcatccgatttggaagaaattttgtacaacggcttctctcattaccttcaatatacgtgtctaatatgatctgaagccatcaatagcttgatacagctcccatataaacggatctcccgattttgcttcttgagcccctacaaggcgcaattcttatccgaatggactgaaatattacacaatgacttctacaatgttcatcatACATTTATGGTcgtaatcggactataacttgatatagctccaatagcataacagttcttattcaatattctttgtttgccttaaaagagataccgcgcatagaactcgacaaatgcgatccatggtggattgtCAAAATCTGCCTGTTGTGAACGTTGTCAGTCAAATTGTTTTCTCTTACAAAATTCAGTATCCACGCAtaattatacccatcaccgaaggatggggttatattcattttgtcattccgtttgcaacacatcgaaatatccatttccgaccctattcagaatatatattcttgatcgtcgtaaaaatctaagacgatctagccatgtccatccgtttgtcgtctgtctgttaaaatcacgctacagtctttaaaaatagagatattgagctgaaactttgcatagatacttcttttgtccataagcaggtgaaGTTCCACTATGGGCAATATTCGatatatatcttggtatagccctatatagaccgatccgccgatttaaggtccaaggcccataaaagccacatttattattcgattttgttgaaatttggaacagcgagttctgttaggcccttcgacatccttctttaatttgacccagatcggttcagatttggatatagctgccatatagaccgatgtctcgattaaaggtcttaggcccataaaaggacatttattgtccgattttgccaaaatttgggacagtgagttgtgttaggcaagcaaaagtacgcgcACGACTTCTAGTCAAAATTTGCAGAAcatcagctgatttttgttttggttggttttttatttgcttgcttaggaaaacaattgttaaaaaaaaatgctggcgatacttgtgaggtaggcaaggctagaaggggagccattcgtcgtatccgtgatctccgtgccgctggatagtcatcacaatttaccgtgcatGCAGCTACGAAtttcatccgtggcgccaaggtTGGTCCCAGatagaatctctacattgattcTGAAGCATCTGGATCTTCCTGGAGTCGAGgatcttacaactgtcctcaagctgtctgaacactattatagtacccgatgtttggaagatgagcagtgtgatcccgctactgaaacctggaaaggacacgagcaagggaAGTCATACAGACCGAACTGTCTTctttcatcagtagccaagacgcatttCCATtagccgagcatcagcatgctgcataggactacaactactttacatgccatcaccactaaataccatggcagcatcttccctccttaacaaattcaaaggaacggtgttggtttcatcgtagcgctctgatgaggatgattccatcaaaacaccAAAGAAACCGATcattgctcttttcttggtgtctgaaaggatacaatgttttaatttttcaagattctccaaataattccgcaaatttGCACATACTTTCTAATGTAGAACAGccgacttgaggtaaaattacaacttcatttggcgaATTTTCTGTACCTGAAAACTAGCTGCTGCcttgaatcttcattaaaaataaataaaaatgaaacaaatataaaaattaccaataagcaatatttttactttttacttacctcttttttgtattttcatgtaacggctgattttcataaaacagctgacctttacaaaacatctgttgcaaatttctactggcaAAAAAAGTCTCTGTAgaaatgtcaaaatttcctctctctctcgcactctcttctgctggcaaaaaagtacgcgaacgatttctagtaaaaatttgtgtaaatttgcacatatttttaagttcccgaacacagctatTTTGATAATCTCCCATCAATATGTGtttaaaatttatcaaaatatgttaataatttttatttctttagctcACGAAAGCCAAAATGTGAGTGATCGTATTTGACACTGGTCTTCTTATAATTGACGCCAATACACCCGTAGTGAAACCCACTTTCAAAACGAATTGCTTACGCCATCTTTTGCATTGCCACTCACCCGTGCGAGTGAATGTAAACATTAAACTTAGTGGGACAGGCTGTTAGTGTCATATTAAGGACTTATATTATCAaactcttggccccataatcGTCAACACTTTATTGTAGTCAAGAGCGTAAATTTCTTCGTAAATTATTTGAATGATCCTAAATCGTGCGCCGAATTCAGAGATAAGCTATCAGTAAACCTTTGAGAACAGGGTACCCCAAATCGTTTTCTGGCACATAAAGCGCCCCCTTATTAAGCATCTGTGAGACAGTAGGCCGAACTGTGGTGAACCATGCAGCGTGGGTGGGCACCAGGGATGAGAAATATTGACTTTGAAATGGTACTCTTTGACCGAAAAAGtacattttatcttatttttgtttgccgaatcttatacaccttccaccatggatattATTTCTCAAGCTCTTTACCCGGTATCcctttataagcaaacaaaggattatgGGTTATGCAAGCTATTCTTGTAAGGTTATAGAcagttttggaccgtactttgcaaagttgttgaaagtcgtaacagaacaccgcatgcaaaaaatctgacaaaattgaggcttgtaaagactcaagaaatcaaatcgtgagatcggtttatatttgagctatattaggttatagaccgatttgggagatcggtttatgtgggcgctatatctaaatctgaaccgatatgggccatttgctaTCTCCAACGACCAACattaatagtaagtatctgtgcaaaatttcaagcggctagctttacgcgttctacCGACGGACAAACATGGCAAGACCAACtcaacgtcgagacgatcaagagtatatatactttatggggactttgATGAATACtccgttacaaacggaatggctagattggTAGACCCCCaacctatgttggtgggtataaaaacatatgttATGGAGCGGTCCATTCTAATGTACAATTGTCATATGAAGCAACAGCTTttctcaagtttttttttgcatatcctTTCAACAAGACACCAAGAATTGAAATTGCATTGACAATTGGCCTTCCTATTGTTAGAATCCTATCAATACCCTTGCCAGCCCAGCCAATAAAGGACAATATGAATCTTACAGCGCTagttaaatttttactttttatacataCGAATACGCAACAGTCTGTTTCCTAGAACACATGCCTTGACATGTGACACTCACATGCACATGCACACGTACAGTTTCAAACACTCACACCCCTCTTGCGTCGTTGCCTCACTGCATAGTGCTCTAAATTAAATTGATGGGCAACTCTAACAAGTATAATTAAGAAACAGAGACATTTAACTGTCTCTGCCTTTGCCTCTCTCGCTCACTCACTCTAAGGGAATAATTGAATTAATTAGCCATGTCAGTCGATGTCCTTTCAACAACTTGTAACTATTTGACAGCtgcacttgtttttgtttttattagtttGTTTTGCTATTGCTATCCTTCGCCAAGGTTTTGGTTGATTGTTAGCGCCTTTTATCCATGTGCGTGGGTGTATGTTTTGTCTGGTGCCTGTGTCCCCATCTGTGGGTGTATCCCAAAAGGTGTTGTAGTGTTGGTGTAAGCACATGTCTTAGCCTGAGGTGCTGTTGCTGCGACTCTCTGTATCCATGAACTCCCCTATTCCCTTACCCCATGCTTAAAGTCatacaacaaaacacaacaaacgACATTAAGGGTTTATGAACTTTTGAAAGTCGTTTTGTATTTGTTGGTCTCCTTATGTTACGTGTGTGCAACTTTTTCGCTCCATTTGCTCTCTTTTTGTTGTCTTTCTTTACCCAAAGAAGAAGGAGATGCCTAGAAGAGCAAACGTATTAGAGAGGGACCTATTAGCATAGGGTTGCCAATAGGTTAATGATTTAGTACAACATTTCTAAAACAAATTTGTAATACACATGCTGCTGAGTATTCAATATATTGTAGATTTTTGAATGCCTCCCACCAGACCGCATTATCGAATAACATTATAGGGCTGATAACTGCTGTATACGGCCAACCATGACAAATGGTTAACGGTCCCCTAAAGAGAATTTTTCATtgtatttcgatgaaatttggcacatcgagttctggtaccctccttgacctttttgttgaatagcATCCAGATCGGACgacatatggatatagctgccatatagatcgatcccctGATATAGTCGAACGAGTCGAAATAcgatgaaaaattctccttttataggctcattacactatatcgggagatcggtatatatggcagttatatccaaatatggtccgatctggacgagaTTTcccaggaatgggtaggggtctaccagaacacactatgCCCAATTTCATCTAATTCGGGTTATAAATGgaacttttatggcctcaataccctatatcgggagaacgGGAGGTCGGTgtgtagggcagctatatccaaatatagtccgatctgaaccacactctacagaaatgggtaggggtctaccagaactcaatgtgccgaattcggatgaaaaattaccaatttattgcttcAAGACAGTCTGGAGATTGggctatatagcggctatatataactaaaatccgattttatgagatcagaagaacatgtttatatacaaagaatacgaaatcatcaaaaaattttttggaaaatgcttTTATACAcaatatatctgcaaaattataaatacccagcttttgggtataaatgggtaaaaacCCGGTAATATTTTCCCAATTTTCCGGGTAAATGAATTCTGATgaatatctctaagagtgctgagATCAAAATCTAATCGAATACCTTGTATCCTTGCTTATAATAACAAATTCCATCTTGGACGTATTAATGCCTCGACCAAAATTGGCTGCCCAGTTCGCTGACAACGTGGAGCTTTCTGAAGAATGTCTCTAAGAGTGCTGAGATCTAAATCTAAGCACGTGATcgtgaattaaaattcttcattGGTTAGCGACTCGCGAGACACCCACGAAATACACACGAGacgctcacgactcacgagaaaatcatgaCTAACTgttaaaaattatcaaaaaaaaaaataaaattttttgcatgcaTCCCAAATTTTAGGGTATtttggtcggtctaagggcagctatatcccaatatagtccgatcagaaccgcaTTTCACAGTAATGAATAAGGgcctaccagaactcactgtgcctaatttcatcgaaatcggataaaaaaattaccaattgccttcagactttaagtctgaagatcggtttatatagcggctatatataactaaaatccgattttatgagatcagaagaacaggtttatatacaaagaatcatcaaaatttttttggaaaatttgtttatacccaagatatctgcaagattaaaaatacccaaaaatagtatttattgagtatttgaacaataaatgcccaAGCGTTGAGTATTTAACCGGTCGTTGggattgccatgatatgtttttcacaaataagtgtggccacTCGCAGAAATCCTCTATTgggaatggcaaaataaaattaaaaccaattaaTCACAAAATTGCGTGCACGAATCTTAATACATCTTATTTGACTTCTAGGTCCACTTAtgtttataaattttacaattattttcacttttttcctcGTATTGTTTTGACAGGTTTGCAAATGGCGTTGCCAACTCATGGCAAACAAACAGTCTTGGAaacttttttgtgttttcttaaagttaatttttatacccaccaccgaaggatgggggtatattcattttgtcattccgtttgcaacacatcgaaatatccatttccgaccctataaagtatatatattcttgatcagcgtaaaaatctaagacgatctagacatgtccgtccgtctgtccgtctgtctgttgaaatcacgctacagcctttaaaaatagagatattgagctgaaactttgcacagattctttttatgtccataagcaggttaagttcgaagatgggctatatcggactatatcttgatatagcccccatatagaccgatcggccgatttagggacttaggcccataaaagccacatttattatccgattttgctgaaatttgggacagtgagttgtgttaggcccttcgacatcctccgcgaatttggctcagatcggtccagatttggatatagctgccatatagaccgatatgccaatttagggtcttaggcccataaaagccacatttattgtccgattttgctgaaatttgggatagtgagttgtgttaggcccttcgacatccttgttgaatttggcccatatcggtccagatttggatatagctgccatatagaccgatcatccgatttagggtctaagtcccataaaagccacatttattatccgatcttgctgaaatttgggacagtgagttgtgttaggcccttcgacatcctccgtgaatttggctcagatcggtccagatttggatatagctgccatatagaccgatcatccgatttagggtctaagtcccataaaagccacatttattatcggatcttgctgaaatttgagacagtgagttgtgttatgcctttcgacatctttcttcaatttggcccagatcggttcagatttggatatagctgccatatagaccgatttcttgatttatggttttgggcccataaaatgcttatttattatccgatgtcgccaaaatttgggacagtgagttaagttaaaccccttgacatacttctgcaatatcgcacagatcggttcagatttggatatagctgccatattggccgatatctatgttttaggttttggggccataaaagacgcatttattgtccgatgtcgctgaaatttgggacagtgagtttggttaggctcttcgacgtccttcttcaattttgcccagatcggtcgagatttgaatatagctgccatatagaccgatatcgcgatttaaggtcttggccccataaaaggcgcatttcactgaaatttggttcagatcggtttatttttagatatagctagtgtacttttagtatttggtccaaatcggaacatattttgatataactgatatgggacataaggtatgaaatttccaccgaattttgatgaaaggtggtttacatatattcccgaggtggtgggtatccaaagttcggcccggccgaacttaacgcctttttacttgtttttttaaattaaaatttttatacgagTTTTTCGAATGACAAAATGTCAATGACATTTTCTctgaggacaaaatttcaataaaatcttctttaaagtttcttcttcatcttcatctatAATCTAAATTCGCAATGGATGCTTTTGTGTAAAGATTCAATTTCAATGAagttattataaataaaataaaaatgttgtacaTTAATCCTTGTAAAACTGATtgtccaaaaaattttctcaatattATTCCCAATACTTGGAAATCCTGTGCAAATGCTTCCCTTTCGTTCTTCTCATTtacaaatatcctcatataCAGCAATGTTTTacttacacacacatacaacaacaaaaaaccttcACAGACATTTAAGCCATCAATAACAAGCCGTGAAATGAATGTGAGTCtctgtatgtgtgtgcgtgtgtgtgtgtttttgtaatTTCATGGAAGAGAACTCTCAGCAACAAACTCCAA
This Stomoxys calcitrans chromosome 2, idStoCalc2.1, whole genome shotgun sequence DNA region includes the following protein-coding sequences:
- the LOC106095606 gene encoding pyridoxine/pyridoxamine 5'-phosphate oxidase, translated to MSTASVPLSALRMKYMEKKEAFLEENIKVKEPISLFNEWMSQAVQTEGILEPNAASLATVNSKGCPSNRFVLLKDVSPAGFTFFTNYGSRKASDIENNNNVAMTLYWCPLRRSVRIEGTAEKIPKEDSLKYFHERPRASQIGSLASEQSSRIPSRQHLDQIEKKLKQDLGDDKEVPLPNWGGYLIRPRLIEFWQGQTDRLHDRIVFRKHAGVEKEVDNVLIHPAENGWVYERLAP